The Corticium candelabrum chromosome 18, ooCorCand1.1, whole genome shotgun sequence genome includes a region encoding these proteins:
- the LOC134193646 gene encoding uncharacterized protein LOC134193646, with the protein MKALDNYELDSNPFYVPPGYHLYLTVCPNAFREDTLTRCGHNFRSSCLTRCLQQFGFRPMCRMPLKESNTFTNNALKREILDLNIKCCLHEKGFAWTGKLRDCEMHGHTENVSMDVACVNRCGQLVMRRNLDDHVTYRCTQRLISCEDCNFNIKQVELKDHYKDCGIKWDTILAGMGTCPNSLLDCDFKDNYCQFQGLIARALKETKEKSAASELKLEHELNIAKGELKATKDKLEKLEKN; encoded by the exons ATGAAAGCTTTAGACAACTACGAGTTGGATAGCAATCCATTCTACGTTCCTCCTGGGTATCACTTGTACCTTACAGTTTGTCCAAACG CGTTCAGAGAAGATACCCTAACTCGATGTGGCCATAATTTTCGTAGCAGCTGTTTGACGCGATGTCTACAACAGTTTGGGTTTCGTCCCATGTGTAGGATGCCATTGAAAGAATCAAATACTTTCACCAACAATGCACTGAAAAGAGAAATACTGGACTTGAACATCAAATGTTGCTTACATGAAAAGGGATTTGCGTGGACTGGTAAATTAAgagattgtgagatgcatgGCCACACAGAAAATGTCAGTATGGATGTTGCTTGTGTGAATAGATGTGGACAATTGGTAATGCGAAGGAACTTGGatgatcatgtgacatatCGGTGTACTCAACGACTAATTTCTTGTGAGGATTGTAACTTCAATATAAAGCAAGTAGAATTGAAAGATCATTATAAAGATTGCG GTATCAAATGGGATACCATATTGGCAGGCATGGGAACATGTCCAAACAGCCTTTTGGATTGCGATTTCAAAGACAACTACTGTCAATTTCAAGG TTTGATTGCTCGTGCACTGAAAGAAACAAAGGAGAAATCAGCTGCTAGTGAACTGAAATTAGAACATGAACTGAATATTGCAAAAGGAGAACTAAAAGCTACTAAAGATAAACTGGAAAAACTAGAAAAGAACTGA
- the LOC134193648 gene encoding RING finger protein DG17-like produces MHNRECQYVDVACVNGCEQVVMRRNMDNHVANQCLQRLISCKHCNIIVKQVEMKDHYQECDQYPIDCTYKCGMIVQRCRMEDHIGRQGMCPKSLLDCDFKDNGCQFQGYRHDLCKHVENNIGCILV; encoded by the coding sequence ATGCATAACAGAGAATGTCAGTATGTGGACGTTGCTTGTGTGAATGGATGTGAGCAAGTAGTAATGCGAAGAAACATGGATAATCATGTAGCAAATCAGTGTCTTCAACGACTGATCTCTTGCAAGCATTGTAACATCATTGTGAAACAAGTAGAAATGAAAGATCATTACCAAGAGTGTGACCAGTATCCTATAGACTGTACATACAAGTGTGGCATGATAGTACAAAGATGTCGAATGGAAGATCATATTGGCAGGCAGGGAATGTGTCCAAAGAGTCTTCTTGATTGTGATTTCAAAGACAATGGCTGTCAATTTCAAGGATATCGTCATGATTTATGCAAACACGTTGAAAACAACATTGGTTGCATCTTAGTTTGA
- the LOC134194192 gene encoding TNF receptor-associated factor 4-like, whose amino-acid sequence MMVQRCQMEYHIGMQGTCPKSLLDCEFKDSGCPFRGSRGDLHRHIADNVVLHLSLIANTLGETRKKSADTEFQLNIEMKIAKRQLKVTRDKLEKTRNKLTETTVQLSEEIRRSLFFSLEIPKTFLFTWTIDNWRKKMKPSKGKDDIEKINSSRFYVYPGYHLYMVAYPNGNHPDYRECLSTFLYAGKEDYDKTVRWPFLFSFDIDLVDQQVGGMNICRKLSPLYRDALTSSTCSKGCGYRTFASHQQLESRCYIRDDAICIRLSVHVKNEEAQY is encoded by the coding sequence ATGATGGTTCAGAGATGTCAAATGGAATATCATATTGGCATGCAGGGAACATGTCCAAAGAGTCTTCTTGATTGTGAATTCAAAGACAGTGGTTGTCCGTTCAGAGGAAGTCGTGGTGACTTACACAGACACATCGCAGACAACGTTGTCTTGCATCTCAGTTTGATTGCAAATACTCTTGgagaaacaagaaagaaatcagcTGATACCGAATttcaattaaatattgaaatgaaAATTGCAAAAAGACAACTAAAAGTTACGAGAGATAAACTGGAAAAGACTAGAAATAAactgacagaaacaacagttcAACTCTCTGAGGAGATACGAAGAAGCCTCTTTTTCTCACTAGAGATACCAAAGACGTTTTTGTTCACTTGGACAATAGACAATTGGCGTAAGAAAATGAAACCTTCAAAAGGGAAGGATGATATAGAAAAGATTAACAGCAGTCGATTCTATGTTTATCCGGGCTATCACTTATACATGGTTGCCTACCCAAATGGTAACCATCCTGATTACAGAGAATGTCTGAGCACATTTTTATATGCAGGTAAAGAGGATTATGACAAGACGGTCAGATGGCCATTTCTCTTTTCCTTTGATATTGATCTTGTTGACCAACAAGTTGGAGGAATGAATATTTGTCGTAAACTATCACCACTATATCGAGATGCACTGACGTCGTCCACGTGTTCTAAGGGATGTGGTTATCGAACATTTGCTAGTCACCAACAATTAGAGTCACGCTGCTACATCAGAGATGATGCCATTTGTATAAGACTGTCTGTACACGTCAAGAACGAGGAGGCTCAATACTAG
- the LOC134193649 gene encoding trypsin-like codes for MSQSPIIFDNRRSKSANDMKNNNTRGLPSSTKIFPPVVSRAIFGGRDSNPILQPTDDEPPKCQENWNAPWQVGLMLLTTNNDTRRCGGVLVHKRWVLTAAHCLDNTTLVIAMVGCKNYYDGFLNGKGQLMTVKTWTVHEDYEASDTGPPEHDIALSELESDVELGLDVRAARIPRRNTPLMANDTEMVITGWGFTQNSVIQPEELHCAVVPLVSNEVCAMAYSEKGVNIRNSHVCAGYATGGIGGCNGDSGGGLVHRGADGKNTVIGLISWSLACGKSYTVYTNVQKHRPWLIRKVPELAHKK; via the coding sequence ATGTCTCAATCGCCAATTATTTTTGACAACCGACGAAGCAAATCAGCTAATGATATGAAGAACAATAATACTCGTGGATTACCTTCTTCGACAAAAATTTTCCCACCAGTAGTTAGTCGTGCAATATTTGGAGGGAGAGACAGTAACCCTATTCTTCAGCCAACTGATGACGAACCACCAAAGTGTCAAGAAAACTGGAATGCACCGTGGCAGGTGGGTCTGATGCTTCTTACCACAAATAACGATACTCGACGATGCGGTGGCGTTCTGGTCCACAAACGATGGGTACTGACAGCAGCACATTGCCTCGACAACACAACTCTTGTAATAGCAATGGTGGGATGTAAAAACTATTATGATGGATTTCTAAACGGAAAGGGTCAATTAATGACGGTGAAAACGTGGACAGTTCACGAAGACTATGAAGCAAGTGATACTGGTCCACCAGAACACGACATCGCTCTTTCGGAATTAGAATCTGATGTTGAACTTGGGCTGGATGTGAGGGCTGCGCGCATCCCTAGACGCAACACTCCTCTCATGGCGAACGATACTGAAATGGTCATTACAGGGTGGGGCTTTACTCAAAATAGTGTAATTCAACCAGAGGAGCTGCACTGCGCTGTAGTTCCTCTAGTCTCAAATGAAGTTTGTGCAATGGCTTACAGTGAGAAAGGAGTGAACATTCGAAATAGTCACGTGTGTGCCGGATATGCGACTGGTGGTATCGGTGGATGCAATGGTGACAGTGGTGGAGGACTGGTTCATCGTGGTGCCGATGGAAAGAACACTGTGATTGGGCTCATCAGTTGGTCTTTGGCTTGTGGTAAAAGTTACACTGTCTACACAAATGTTCAGAAACACAGACCTTGGTTGATTCGCAAAGTTCCAGAATTAGCCCATAAAAAGTAG
- the LOC134194021 gene encoding TNF receptor-associated factor 5-like has protein sequence MATQATRGFDEVFVEPLSERLTCPICHVAFREPVLTRCGHHFCNSCLTPCLQQSASCPVCRMELKASNIFPNNAMKREILDLTIKCCLHEKGCAWTGELRNGETHDRECQFVDVVCENECEQLIMRKDEEDHVANHCLYRMVSCQHCDLKMKQLVIDDHYKECDQYPIDCTYKCGMMVQRCKMEDHIGRQGTCPNSLLDCDFEDNGCQFRGNRHDLCKHIENNIGLHFSLIASALKETNKKSAASEHQLKLEMNNTKEELRATRDELAETRDELAETRDELAETRDELAETRDELAETRNKLAETRDELAETRNELADLGPIASELKETKQKLSATEHELAVTRDELKNNRGNLMDTTMKLSLVHIPQTQNQFLFTWRIDHWHYQVKLPKVSKYVMPHIRSSQFCVYPGYHMYISAYPNGYDALSENYLSVFLFAVEGELDKKIKWPFPFSFDFELVDQQCGENNIRRQRSPPYGEALASSSCGNGCGFPIFASHEQLQSRFFIKDGSICIKLWVYVKNEDNHLTETFLNTFRC, from the coding sequence ATGGCTACTCAGGCAACACGTGGCTTTGATGAGGTGTTTGTAGAACCGCTCAGTGAGAGGTTGACGTGCCCTATCTGTCATGTAGCGTTTAGAGAACCAGTGCTAACTCGATGTGGCCACCATTTTTGCAACAGCTGCTTGACGCCATGTCTACAGCAGTCTGCTTCTTGTCCCGTGTGTAGGATGGAATTGAAAGCATCAAATATTTTCCCTAACAATGCAATGAAGAGAGAAATACTGGACTTGACTATCAAATGTTGTTTACATGAGAAAGGCTGTGCGTGGACTGGTGAACTAAGAAATGGTGAGACGCATGACAGAGAATGTCAGTTTGTAGATGTTGTGTGTGAGAATGAATGTGAGCAATTGATAATGAGAAAAGACGAGGAGGATCATGTGGCAAATCATTGTCTGTACCGAATGGTCTCTTGTCAGCATTGTGACCTCAAGATGAAGCAACTAGTAATAGATGATCATTACAAAGAATGTGACCAGTATCCCATAGACTGTACATACAAGTGCGGCATGATGGTTCAGAGATGTAAAATGGAAGATCATATTGGCAGGCAGGGAACATGTCCAAACAGTCTTCTTGATTGTGATTTCGAGGACAATGGCTGTCAGTTTAGAGGAAATCGTCATGATTTATGCAAACATATTGAAAACAACATtggtttgcattttagtttgaTTGCAAGTGCActgaaagaaacaaacaagaaatcagCTGCTAGTGAACATCAATTGAAACTGGAAATGAATAACACAAAGGAAGAACTAAGAGCTACTAGAGATGAACTGGCAGAAACTAGAGATGAATTGGCAGAAACTAGAGATGAATTGGCAGAAACTAGAGATGAATTGGCAGAAACTAGAGATGAATTGGCAGAAACCAGAAACAAATTGGCAGAAACTAGAGATGAATTGGCTGAAACCAGAAATGAATTGGCAGATCTTGGTCCGATTGCAAGTGAATTAAAAGAAACAAAGCAGAAACTATCTGCCACCGAGCATGAACTGGCAGTTACTAGAGATGAATTGAAAAACAATAGAGGTAACCTGATGGACACAACTATGAAACTGTCTCTTGTACATATcccacaaacacaaaaccagTTTCTGTTCACTTGGAGAATCGATCATTGGCACTATCAGGTGAAATTGCCAAAAGTATCAAAGTATGTTATGCCCCACATTCGTAGCAGTCAGTTCTGTGTTTATCCTGGGTATCACATGTATATTAGTGCTTATCCAAATGGTTATGACGCCCTCAGCGAAAACTACCTTAGTGTATTTCTGTTTGCAGTTGAAGGTGAACTTGATAAGAAAATCAAGTGGCCATTTCCCTTTTCTTTTGATTTTGAACTTGTAGACCAACAATGTGGAGAAAACAATATTCGTCGACAACGATCACCACCCTATGGAGAAGCACTGGCATCTTCTTCATGTGGTAACGGATGCGGTTTTCCAATATTTGCTAGTCATGAACAATTGCAGTCACGTTTCTTCATCAAAGATGGTTCTATTTGTATAAAGCTGTGGGTTTATGTCAAAAATGAAGATAATCACTTGACAGAAACATTTCTAAACACTTTTAGATGTTAG